The Ipomoea triloba cultivar NCNSP0323 chromosome 14, ASM357664v1 region atatggtatgatgattattttaataaattttaatattaaaataaataaggcaATGGTAAAATATAGAAGTAaatgatttaaaattaattaactaagaGCTTGAACAATAATTAACTAAGACAAttgattaaaatgaaaaaattagcAATAAGACAAGGGAATGTGCTAATATCTAAGATAGGGGAgggtatctcacattcccttgcAATAGCTAAAAACCTTATGTGGAGATTATGTTACATTCCGGGGAAAATTtgcataacttgaaccaaacgtgGAATCTTATATTTTCAAGCAAATATAACATtggttatcttatataacttgaacttAGGGGGTGGTTGGTTcactggaaaatattttcctaaaagttgaggaaaattttgtttgatggaaaacatttttcattggAAGGGGAGTTATTGAAAGTTGAGGAAAACAAATTATGTGAAAAAtggtggtattttgttttctgcATGACCTAAGAAGAAAATATAACATGGATGGACTATTATACCCTCAtaaaaatttcttaattacatatctatataataatataatttattatcattattattattaagggtATTTTGctcattatattcataattcattaccattccaaacctaaccaaacaatagaattcaatattcatagtaattttttttcaccaACCTAACAATGAAATTCATTTTCTTAGAATTTATTTTCCATTAAATTTTAGTTCTATtcatcttcaaatatttttcagcgaaTCAAATGAAttgttatattatttgaattctacaattataaactaaaaaaaaaaaatagaggagAAAGTCTAACCCACAAAAGTTATATTCGTCTACTTTAAAGAGAGGATGCTCCTGCCTTTTGTGTCAGCATAAGTTTTTATAAGGCATTTTAAGAGATTGAAAATGgaatttttaattgttataattGATTGGCTGTCAACATTATGATTCTTCTCATTAATTTGTAttgtataaataatagttgtgtttttttttatgaaggatGTGTAAAAATAGAtgtgaaattttattatattaatactcATTAAAAtcttagttatattaaaataattttaaataatagtatgtaagtttttttttttttcaattcatacttgtagaattcatattatattaaaagtatagtttataattttggtaataattattgtatgattaataactgttaaagtaagaattttagatatgGTAAATGACTAAATATGATTATGATAACATTTAATACATATTAAAGAAAGTTTAATGGTGTTAGATAATTTTAtctgataaaaataatagtaaaatatttgTAGCGCAATGTACTCCtcaataagcataaaaatacaGACATAAATCGTGGATAATAACATTGGTTCAATCTtagaagttatttttttttatttagattttagatatgtatattattgtataataataataataataatataaatttgaaagttttattttaagaaataatgtaACTAATTAATCCttactaattaaaatgtaaatgaaactaaatttatttattatattacttcAATACATAATGTCTacctatattattatattaaagaatataatatggtggatgcatgtacatgataataataatgaaaaaagatAACATAAGTTATTATGCAGAGGTactttttgtcaaaaaaaaaaaaattgtatagtacaactcttatagcatattacattaaaaaaaaaacggaaaATGGACATAGGCTCTGTTTGATAGAGTTTATTTaagagtttatagcttatttaagctactaataagctataaactctgttgggtaatgtttctaaaataagttagtagtttaaaataagagtttattttgaaacactacctTAGgcgtttcaaaaataagctagtacctttttttttctctatatttatccttattattttaaataaataacatattttacaaattaaaacccATTTGGTCTTTCCTCCTCAAtatgtttgattgtaatttcaatttggcatttgtgtgtttgaacattaatttgtgtatgaactaattttatgaactataaacattttattattttattatatgattattattattattattatattttattttactttaaaaaaacattttattttactttatatattttcaaatatatgttcttactttatattttattaaaatatattgatttcattattttataatttaatatgtaaacaaactatttaaattttatgaagatgtcatttattttaatctttttacatttaattaacttatcaaaaaattaaatttaccaaacactttataACAGCTAGTTTAATAActattcagatttcagcttATAACTTATAGCTTTAGCTTTCAGTTACCTTTTCAACTAAGATTGCTGAACATAGCCATAAATTAATGATTACCAACCTTCATtcacttttattaaattttttttctaacttaGGTGATGCAACTTTGGCAGACTAATTCTACAGGGGTCCTCAAAGTGAATACCTTGAGCTATGAATGAATTCAAGACTATTTGGAAGGGTGGTGTTTTAATGTCTGCAAACAAAATTCAAGAATGAATATGATGGAGGTGAGCAGACCTAGGGTCCACACGGTTTAAGCATTTTGAAATATAAAGTAATTGCTTTATTAGCTTCCTCAAACCGTGTGGACCATGGCCAGCCATCTTCAATAATCTCAATACGCAGatctagaaaaagaaaaattgagagACACTGTGAGATCTGAGCTGAGCTTCATTCTTCAATTACTTTCCCTTCATCTCAATGGCCACGGAAACAACTTCCACTAGTTCTCGTAATCAGGGTGCTTCTGCTGCAACGCCTCAACAAGTGTTCATGGTGGGTAACAACAATGCATTGGAAGAAATTAAGGACAAGCTCACCAACTCCTCAAAAGAAAGAGAAGTCATCTCCATCACAGGAATGGGAGGTATTGGCAAGACGACTTTGGCAAAAAACGTTTATGAAGATAAAGACATCAAGCGTCATTTTGATATTCAAGCATGGATTACTGTGTCTCAATCTTATTCCTTGGATGATTTGCTCCGAGTGCTCCTCCAATCAATTGACGTTTCTTCTCCAACAGAAGAACAATCTGCAGGAACCTTCGAACTCAAGGATAAAGTCCGTAAGTTGTTGCTGGGAAAGAGATATCTAATTGCAATAGATGACATATGGAGTACACAAGTTTGGGAGGATTTGAAGATATGCTTCCCATCAGAAAAGAGAAATGGGAGTCGAGTATTGTTGACAACTCGACTCACAAATGTGGCTACTCATGCTAGTTCTGGTGGTCTCCCATTTAGCATGCCTACcctaagcaaagaagaaagttgggatttattttgcaaaaaagTGTTTGCAAAAGGATCTTGTCCTCCTTCTATTGAATTTGAGGAAATTGGGAGAGATATTGTGATGAAATGCAAAGGATTACCACTCTCAATTATGGTGATTGCTGGGATTCTATCCAAAGCTGAAATGAAGGTGGAAGATTGGGAAAATGTTGCCAAAGATGTAGcattatcatcaactttattTGAGGAGCAAAATTGTGAGGAAATACTTTTATTGAGTTACAACCACTTGCCTGAAAATCTAAAGACTTGCTTCTTATATTTAGGAGTATTTCCAGAAGATTATGAGATTCCAGCTCGAAGATTAGTTGGACATTGGGTCGTTCAGGGATTTGTAGAAGATGATGAGGCTTTGGTGGCTAACAATAAAGAAGAAGTGGCACGGCAAAAGTTGCAAGATCTTATtgatagaaatttaattttggtgGAGAAAAGGGGATGGAGTGGAAGAATAAAGACGTGTAAGATCCATGACCTTACACATGAGATGTGCTTGAGACTAGCTAAAGGTAAAAATATATTGCATATCTACAAGTTTCAAGTTGGGCAATCCTTCAAAGAAATAAGTCAAGAAAATGGCAATTTTTGGGTAAGCCTACAATCAATTTCTAATATTAGTCGTTTAGGTTTTGACCATAGGACACTCTATAAATGCCATTCCTTTCTTGCTATGTTTCCATCTAAATATAGATACAGAACGCGTAGAGGAAGTCGGATCCTTACCAATTACTTGTTGACAGCAACATCAATTCAAGTACTTGACCTCCTTCCACTTTATTTTCCCTATTTTCCTTCATCTCTTTGGATAAATAACTTAAGTCAGTTGAGGTATCTAGCTTTGTACATTGGTGCATTTCCTGGTTCCTTGTCGATTTTAAGCAGCTTGAAAAATCTACAAACGTTAATTTTGCGTAGTGCAAAACCTTTTGTAGTATACTCAACCCTTCCAAAGGCACCACAATTAAGGGAGCTTTGCATTTTGAATAGatcttcatttcattttataaatgaAGAAGAGAATTTAAAATTGGAGAATCTGACAACACTTTCGTGGTTAAGTGACTTATGTTGCAACAATGAAGCGTTGATGGTGAGGATTCCGAATGTAAAGAAATTGAGGGTAAAATATGAAGAGCCCAAGCGCGAAGACAGTATGCATCCTATTGACTTGCTCCATACTTTAAGCCATTTGGAATAACTCGAAGACATCAGGTTTGATGGATATGATTTGTATAAGTTGAGTAGGCTAGTTTATATTCCAAAACCATATGATGTTCCACCGAAGCTCAAGAAGTTGAAATTTGCTTACACTTGGATGAAATTGGGGATCACGATGACCATCCTTGGAAGGCTACCTAACCTCGAAGTTCTCCAACTAAAATGACATGCCTTTGATGGCTCAGAGACGGAATGGGAACAAGTTGAAGAGGGGTTTCCAAAATTGAAAGTATTAGTCTTCAAAGATCAAATTTTTTGTAGATGGAAAGACAGCGATTTCACTTTCCCAAGCCTTGAGTGCCTGGTGCTAAAGAATTCCTCACTCTTGGAATCACTCCCTTATGAGTGCCTTTCTGGATGTCCATGCCTTAAGCTAATTCACTTGGAATGGAATTGTAGAGATGGTGTTTTAGAGTCTGCaaagaaaattcaaaatgatGGAGATGGTCAGCTCGAGGTCCgcgaagaaaatatttttttagtacgg contains the following coding sequences:
- the LOC116004448 gene encoding putative late blight resistance protein homolog R1A-4 isoform X3: MATETTSTSSRNQGASAATPQQVFMVGNNNALEEIKDKLTNSSKEREVISITGMGGIGKTTLAKNVYEDKDIKRHFDIQAWITVSQSYSLDDLLRVLLQSIDVSSPTEEQSAGTFELKDKVRKLLLGKRYLIAIDDIWSTQVWEDLKICFPSEKRNGSRVLLTTRLTNVATHASSGGLPFSMPTLSKEESWDLFCKKVFAKGSCPPSIEFEEIGRDIVMKCKGLPLSIMVIAGILSKAEMKVEDWENVAKDVALSSTLFEEQNCEEILLLSYNHLPENLKTCFLYLGVFPEDYEIPARRLVGHWVVQGFVEDDEALVANNKEEVARQKLQDLIDRNLILVEKRGWSGRIKTCKIHDLTHEMCLRLAKGKNILHIYKFQVGQSFKEISQENGNFWIQNA
- the LOC116004448 gene encoding putative late blight resistance protein homolog R1A-4 isoform X1; the protein is MATETTSTSSRNQGASAATPQQVFMVGNNNALEEIKDKLTNSSKEREVISITGMGGIGKTTLAKNVYEDKDIKRHFDIQAWITVSQSYSLDDLLRVLLQSIDVSSPTEEQSAGTFELKDKVRKLLLGKRYLIAIDDIWSTQVWEDLKICFPSEKRNGSRVLLTTRLTNVATHASSGGLPFSMPTLSKEESWDLFCKKVFAKGSCPPSIEFEEIGRDIVMKCKGLPLSIMVIAGILSKAEMKVEDWENVAKDVALSSTLFEEQNCEEILLLSYNHLPENLKTCFLYLGVFPEDYEIPARRLVGHWVVQGFVEDDEALVANNKEEVARQKLQDLIDRNLILVEKRGWSGRIKTCKIHDLTHEMCLRLAKGKNILHIYKFQVGQSFKEISQENGNFWVSLQSISNISRLGFDHRTLYKCHSFLAMFPSKYRYRTRRGSRILTNYLLTATSIQIEENGNKKLSITCSPTTLKKQNNM
- the LOC116004448 gene encoding putative late blight resistance protein homolog R1A-4 isoform X2, whose protein sequence is MATETTSTSSRNQGASAATPQQVFMVGNNNALEEIKDKLTNSSKEREVISITGMGGIGKTTLAKNVYEDKDIKRHFDIQAWITVSQSYSLDDLLRVLLQSIDVSSPTEEQSAGTFELKDKVRKLLLGKRYLIAIDDIWSTQVWEDLKICFPSEKRNGSRVLLTTRLTNVATHASSGGLPFSMPTLSKEESWDLFCKKVFAKGSCPPSIEFEEIGRDIVMKCKGLPLSIMVIAGILSKAEMKVEDWENVAKDVALSSTLFEEQNCEEILLLSYNHLPENLKTCFLYLGVFPEDYEIPARRLVGHWVVQGFVEDDEALVANNKEEVARQKLQDLIDRNLILVEKRGWSGRIKTCKIHDLTHEMCLRLAKGKNILHIYKFQVGQSFKEISQENGNFWVSLQSISNISRLGFDHRTLYKCHSFLAMFPSKYRYRTRRGSRILTNYLLTATSIQKQC